One window from the genome of Pyrus communis chromosome 16, drPyrComm1.1, whole genome shotgun sequence encodes:
- the LOC137720970 gene encoding two-component response regulator ARR17-like — translation MEASSSSSSSSSSKGFIANVEQPHVLAVDDSLIDRKLIEKLLTNLSCKVTTAENGARALEFLGLGDQQQNSLKSNVSKSKVNLVITDYCMPGMTGYELLKKIKESSIMKEVPVVIMSSENVPNRIDKCLKEGAQMFMLKPLKQSDIKKLRYHLMNCNS, via the exons ATggaggcttcttcttcttcttcttcttcctcctcctcaaaggGTTTCATAGCAAATGTGGAGCAACCCCATGTTTTAGCCGTCGATGACAGTCTCATCGACCGAAAACTGATCGAAAAGCTGCTCACAAATTTGTCTTGCAAAG TGACAACTGCAGAAAATGGGGCAAGGGCGTTGGAGTTTCTGGGCTTGGGAGATCAACAACAAAATAGCTTGAAGAGTAAT gTTTCAAAATCAAAGGTAAATCTGGTAATTACTGACTATTGCATGCCGGGAATGACAGGCTATGAACTTCTCAAGAAAATCAAG GAATCATCAATCATGAAGGAGGTTCCAGTGGTGATTATGTCATCTGAAAACGTACCGAATCGGATTGACAA GTGCTTAAAGGAAGGAGCTCAAATGTTCATGCTAAAGCCACTGAAACAGTCAGATATAAAGAAATTGAGATATCATTTGATGAACTGCAATAGCTAG
- the LOC137720427 gene encoding methionine--tRNA ligase, cytoplasmic-like: MAVNGSTSVSRKQLILSALCKYFSLDPKSLPENIAGDEVTSLYSTVLKSAKNGAAGELKHGVVNWIRYAEGFPTDSQACSGALKGLNETLADVSVLLGNGFTPSEADAVVFAAVHSSVIGLSNSDRQKLPHLLRWVDYIQNKVDFGDILEKIVIEKDKFDFRKLDELLGTKSAGKVEIDSNAKKTVQSAKSADKPEADLNTKKSDAGVKAAGDEKIISDKKADKKADKKATEEKKKSPETEAVEKDKEVSVSLLNIQVGLVRKAWKHPSADSLLVEEIDVGEAKLRQLVSGLAKYISPEELTNRHVVLITNVKPGKLRDVMSQGLVLCASNEDHTLVEPLLPPQGAKPGERVSFCGIDGKPEDVLNPKKKQLDKITPHLFTDDKGVATFKGIPFMTSAGPCTSSIPKATIK, encoded by the exons ATGGCAGTTAATGGAAGCACCAGCGTAAGCAGAAAGCAGCTGATACTATCAGCTCTCTGCAAATACTTCTCTCTCGATCCT AAATCGTTGCCGGAAAACATCGCTGGCGATGAAGTCACGAGCTTGTACTCAACCGTACTCAAATCAGCCAAAAACGGCGCCGCAGGGGAACTAAAACATGGG GTGGTGAATTGGATAAGATATGCAGAGGGTTTTCCTACAGATTCCCAGGCATGCTCTGGAGCTCTCAAGGGGTTGAATGAAACCTTGGCTGACGTGTCAGTGCTTTTGGGCAATGGGTTCACCCCCTCTGAAGCTGATGCTGTTGTGTTTGCTGCAGTGCATTCTTCTGTG ATTGGACTTTCAAATTCAGATAGGCAAAAGTTGCCGCATTTGTTGAGATGGGTGGATTACATCCAG AACAAGGTGGATTTCGGGGACATACTTGAGAAGATAGTGATAGAGAAGGATAAATTTGATTTTCGA AAGTTGGATGAATTGCTGGGAACAAAAAGTGCGGGTAAGGTGGAAATTGattcaaatgcaaagaagacTGTTCAAAGCGCAAAAAGTGCAGACAAGCCAGAGGCAGACCTGAACACAAAGAAAAGTGATGCTGGG gtAAAGGCAGCAGGAGATGAGAAAATTATTTCGGATAAGAAAGCAGATAAAAAAGCAGATAAGAAAGCTactgaagagaagaaaaaatcgCCAGAAACAGAGGCAGTTGAGAAAGACAAAGAAGTAAGTGTCAGTTTATTGAATATACAGGTTGGCCTCGTGCGCAAAGCTTGGAAGCATCCGTCTGCTGATAG TTTACTGGTTGAGGAGATAGATGTTGGAGAAGCTAAATTACGGCAATTGGTTAGCGGCTTGGCAAAATATATCAGTCCAGAGGAGTTGACA AACCGTCATGTTGTGCTGATTACGAATGTGAAACCTGGGAAGTTACGGGATGTGATGTCACAAGGACTG GTGCTATGTGCTTCTAACGAAGATCACACCCTTGTAGAGCCTTTGCTCCCTCCACAAGGGGCTAAACCGGGGGAACGTGTGTCATTTTGTGG GATTGATGGAAAGCCAGAAGATGTTCTGAACCCAAAAAAGAAACAGCTGGACAAGATCACACCA CATCTTTTCACTGACGATAAGGGCGTGGCTACCTTCAAGGGTATTCCGTTTATGACCTCGGCTGGGCCTTGTACATCATCCATCCCCAAGGCAACCATCAAATGA